DNA sequence from the Juglans microcarpa x Juglans regia isolate MS1-56 chromosome 5S, Jm3101_v1.0, whole genome shotgun sequence genome:
TCAATGGATTATTTAAATCTGTTCCACCCATAGACCCAACCAACACAATTTGCTTCACTCCCGCAGCCTTAGCTGTCACATGGATCATATAACTCAAGAGAAACAAAAAGTGCACCAAACATAATTTATCTAAGCGAAAagggggaaaagaaagagaaataataattacagtcgtgagtgtacAAGTGTcacgcaatcactttgaaaaaagtaaataaatatggaactcacatgaaaaaaaaatttaattttttaataatgaaccacactctttttcaaaacgactataCAGTGCTTGCGCACTCCGCGAATGTATATAGCATTAATTGAAAAGAAATGCTTACCAGCATCTATTTGATTTTTCTGCCCAATCCAATCGACCTAAGAagcaaaattccaaaaaaagCTTTATGTAAATGGTGAAGTTTTAGTCATATAATCTACTAACATGACTtacacataattttattttatttttttaaataaagggtTAGAGCGTATGTAGACTGTCTGATATGGTCCAAGATTGccacttttgttttatttaatcaGAAAATGTATATTCTAAGCAGAAGGAAAGttgtataaaaacaaaaagctgTCCAAAGATCAGGAAATGAAATGCAGAAGTAATTACCTGTTCAGGATAAGCTCCATCTTCAAAATAGAATTCAGGACGTTCACCTTTGGTTGGATCAAACCCAGGTTTCATCTTGGGCACAGCGCTTGTGAGGATTACGAGTGCATAAATACCTTGGACTGCAGGAACTATGGTGCTGCCATCCCTTATATCCCCAACAAAAACATCATCTGCTCCACCTATTTTTCCCTTGCTCTCCTCTGTTCGAACTAGACCTCTGGCAACATACTGCCCCGACCTCTCCttcaatttcttataaactATTTGTCCTGCAAGAGCCAAAttaccaataaaagaaaaaccatttcACTTCGATACTCTTCCTTcagaaaaccaaagaaaaatagagaaataaatgGAAGGGGCACCTGTTCTGCCACCAGCTCCGGTGACCAGGACCGTGCTTGGAACCGAATCCGCCATTGCTGCCGATACCACTCCAAATCCTCTAGATCCCCTTCTCTGAAGAAATGGGTAACCGGAAGCATTGAAATTATGACATGAACTGGACCTTAACGAGAATGGCGTTGCGGTGGTTGCGGGGAAGCCCAGTGGGACCCGTGTAGCGATGGCCATTGAGCAAAGACTAGTAGGATGGACTGCCATCCATGCGGCCGACGGGGAGATAGTCGGAGGCTTTAAAGTGTACTTCCCTCACCGGAGCTTTGAGTGTAATCGGGGTTCCTTCTGTTCGAATTATCTTATCCTACTACCACCTTATCTTTGTTGTGTTTAGTATTTACTGTGTCACGCTCTGTCCCACTGAACAAAGTGTTGCTCTTCCTTAACATTGAGAGTCGGCTTTGATCAGTTGGGCTTGTCTCTGGGTTTGCAAGTTGGGTAATTTGGGCAAGGATCTATTGGAAGATAGGCCGCTCATGGTGGGCGTGACGATGTGGGCTGTATTCTGCTGAGTTTATCAATGGCCCAGTAGGAGATTGGATCTGTTGAAAGATTTTGCTAGCTAGGACCGATGCTGAACTCCGTCAGTCGATCTGTCTCCTTCCGCGTACGATTCATGAATCATaatcaaaactcaaaatccTATGGTCATATAAATGTTAATTAGTTCTTTGGTTCTAAGGTAAACCgaaaattttggaatttgaagtAGTTTTACATATAAGTCTCAATTGTGTGTCATGAACGCCGGAAAAGCAACTGTAGATTCAGGC
Encoded proteins:
- the LOC121267849 gene encoding uncharacterized protein At5g02240-like isoform X1, with the protein product MAVHPTSLCSMAIATRVPLGFPATTATPFSLRSSSCHNFNASGYPFLQRRGSRGFGVVSAAMADSVPSTVLVTGAGGRTGQIVYKKLKERSGQYVARGLVRTEESKGKIGGADDVFVGDIRDGSTIVPAVQGIYALVILTSAVPKMKPGFDPTKGERPEFYFEDGAYPEQVDWIGQKNQIDAAKAAGVKQIVLVGSMGGTDLNNPLNSLGNGNILVWKRKAEQYLADSGIPYTIIRAGGLQDKEGGIRELLIGKDDELLKTETRTISRADVAEVCIQALQFEEAKFKAFDLSSKPEGVGTPTKDFKALFSQIATRF
- the LOC121267849 gene encoding uncharacterized protein At5g02240-like isoform X2, with the translated sequence MPVFLLNFNASGYPFLQRRGSRGFGVVSAAMADSVPSTVLVTGAGGRTGQIVYKKLKERSGQYVARGLVRTEESKGKIGGADDVFVGDIRDGSTIVPAVQGIYALVILTSAVPKMKPGFDPTKGERPEFYFEDGAYPEQVDWIGQKNQIDAAKAAGVKQIVLVGSMGGTDLNNPLNSLGNGNILVWKRKAEQYLADSGIPYTIIRAGGLQDKEGGIRELLIGKDDELLKTETRTISRADVAEVCIQALQFEEAKFKAFDLSSKPEGVGTPTKDFKALFSQIATRF